The following are encoded together in the Vanrija pseudolonga chromosome 7, complete sequence genome:
- the ANAPC2_1 gene encoding Anaphase-promoting complex subunit 2 — MALALALQAWDTPTTSAEGARRYDEIARATEIAQAHLYPRDVATSHRSHDTPNVAAAFAVLRSAGKLPELHQDFTDVVESRFYLVRQDIARYFAALKETTSISAHPNTSAIMVELLERLSIWQRVWGLPLRAFEEYAPTPKDISDVSPKIMNSFTTHFQHLVYASLPASFPEHLRFFLQESLAGLPRDEEGKPRKKQKVAAPSPHLHRLTVLPRYATTLMRVAYDEIEKIAKEETGMGWEERRLARARQRVSDTVVNWISGVFETNSNPQDMLRSMYSRFDYYLCKSFFEIRTEELFDIIVDFPDSLAALEDLRDCLIKVDQRDQLVDRLRAANLKRLLHPGAETKDVITQYISTIRCLRIIDPLGVLLHKVAEPLRRHLRDRPDTIRCIVATLVEGEELQDENDPASAEPLAQTNDPTVEKFWDPKWEPEPNDAAPEFRTGKTADIVGTLVSIYETREVIVKELQAYLATRLLAIGDYDAVKEVRTIELLKIRFGEEALHVCDVMLKDMADSKRIDDHVHGDIESIIHPLIISRMFWPNLHSSSLHLTPKLEQVQSEYETAFHHFKPDKRLRWLQEMGKVTITLELEDREVTAEATPLQAAVAELFEGKARWSEEDLGDKLGVDGVPLRNALAHWVGYGVLKEDDDGMWRLLEVVEEAGEKSYIQEAPAPLFKTVDEGRAQRVQIYWSYIKGMLSNLGPQNIDTLQKMLSMMKDYDGTRDELAMFMAAAKREGQVEQRGNGTWVLM; from the exons ATGGCCCTCGCACTCGCCCTGCAGGCATGGGACACACCCACGACCTCTGCAGAAGGTGCAAGGCGGTACGACGAGATCGCAAGG GCGACCGAGATCGCCCAGGCGCACCTCTACCCGCGCGACGTAGCGACCTCCCACCGGTCTC ATGATACCCCCAACGTTGCCGCCGCGTTCGCCGTCCTGCGCTCGGCTGGCAAGCTGCCCGAGCTGCACCAGGACTTCACGG ATGTCGTCGAGTCGCGGTTCTACCTCGTTAGGCAGGATATCGCGCGGTACTTTGCTGCTCTGAAG GAAACCACCTCCATCTCGGCCCACCCAAACACCTCGGCCATCAtggtcgagctcctcgagcgcctgtCAATCTGGCAAAGAGTCTGGGGACTCCCCTTGAGAGCATTTGAAGAGTAtgcccccacccccaagGACATTTCTGACGTCAGCCCGAAAATCATGAACTCGTTCACCACCCACTTCCAGCACCTGGTGTACGCTTCGCTCCCCGCCTCCTTCCCCGAGCACCTCCGCTTCTTCCTACAAGAGTCGCTTGCCGGCCTCCCCCgagacgaggagggcaaACCGCGCAAGAAGCAAAAGGttgcggcgccgtcgccgcatCTCCACCGCTTGACCGTGCTCCCGCGCTACGCGACCACGCTGATGCGCGTGGCGTACGACGAGATTGAGAAGATCGCCAAGGAAGAGACGGGGATGGGGTGGGAGgagcgccggctcgcccgtGCTCGTCAGCGCGTATCGGATACCGTCGTCAACTGGATCTCGGGCGTCTTTGAGA CAAACAGCAACCCTCAGGATATGCTCAGATCCATGTACTCGCGCTTCGACTACTACCTGTGCAAGTCTTTCTTCGAGATCAG GACCGAGGAACTCTTCGATATCATTGTCGACTTCCCCGACTCGCTGGCAGCGCTCGAGGATCTCCGG GATTGCTTGATCAAGGTCGACCAGCGAGACCAGCTCGTGGACAGGCTCCGTGCTGC CAACCTCAAGCGCCTGCTTCATCCTGGTGCAGAGACAAAAGACGTCATCACGCAGTACATCTCGACGATCCGCTGCCTGCGTATCATCGACCCGCTCGGCGTACTCCTGCACAAGGTCGCTGAGCCACTGCGTCGCCACCTGCGCGATCGACCCGACACCATCCGGTGCATTGTGGCGACACTGGTCGAGGGCGAAGAACTACAGGACGAGAATGACCCGGCGTCGGCGGAACCCCTGGCGCAGACCAACGACCCGACGGTCGAAAAGTTCTGGGACCCAAAGTGGGAGCCCGAGCCCAACGACGCCGCACCAG AATTCCGCACAGGCAAGACGGCCGACATCGTTGGCACCCTTGTCAGCATCTACGAGACGCGCGAGGTGATTGTCAAGGAGCTGCAAGCGTACCTTGCCACGCGGCTGCTCGCGATCGGCGACTACGACGCGGTCAAGGAAGTGCGCACCATCGAGCTGCTCAAGATTCGgttcggcgaggaggcgctgcATGTGTGCGACGTCATGCTCAAGGACATGGCAGATTCAAAGCGTATCGATGACCACGTGCACGGGGATATTGAG TCCATCATCCACCCGCTCATCATCTCGCGCATGTTCTGGCCGAACCTGCACTCATCGTCCCTACACCTCACGCCAAAGCTCGAGCAGGTGCAGAGCGAGTACGAGACCGCGTTCCACCACTTCAAGCCGGACAAGCGTCTGCGCTGGCTACAGGAGATGGGCAAGGTCACGAtcacgctcgagctcgaggaccgcGAGGTGACTGCGGAAGCGACACCCTtgcaggcggcggtggccgagttgttcgagggcaaggcgaggTGGTCGGAAGAGGATTTGGGtgacaagctcggcgtcgacggtgTGCCACTGCgcaacgcgctcgctcactggGTTGGGTACGGCGtgctcaaggaggacgacgacggcatgtGGCGGCTACTCGAGGTGGTTGAGGAGGCGGGCGAGAAGT CCTATATCCAAGAggcccccgcgccgctgttcaagacggtcgacgagggtCGTGCCCAGCGCGTCCAGATCTACTGGAGCTACATCAAGGGCATGCTGAGCAACCTCGGCCCGCAAAACATTGACACGCTGCAAAAGATGCTGTCGATGATGAAGGACTATGACGGGACGAGGGACGAGCTGGCCATGTTtatggcggcggcgaagcggGAGGGGCAGGTGGAGCAGCGGGGGAATGGGACGTGGGTGTTGATGTag
- the ANAPC2_1 gene encoding Anaphase-promoting complex subunit 2 encodes MALALALQAWDTPTTSAEGARRYDEIARATEIAQAHLYPRDVATSHRSHDTPNVAAAFAVLRSAGKLPELHQDFTDVVESRFYLVRQDIARYFAALKETTSISAHPNTSAIMVELLERLSIWQRVWGLPLRAFEDPKIMNSFTTHFQHLVYASLPASFPEHLRFFLQESLAGLPRDEEGKPRKKQKVAAPSPHLHRLTVLPRYATTLMRVAYDEIEKIAKEETGMGWEERRLARARQRVSDTVVNWISGVFETNSNPQDMLRSMYSRFDYYLCKSFFEIRTEELFDIIVDFPDSLAALEDLRDCLIKVDQRDQLVDRLRAANLKRLLHPGAETKDVITQYISTIRCLRIIDPLGVLLHKVAEPLRRHLRDRPDTIRCIVATLVEGEELQDENDPASAEPLAQTNDPTVEKFWDPKWEPEPNDAAPEFRTGKTADIVGTLVSIYETREVIVKELQAYLATRLLAIGDYDAVKEVRTIELLKIRFGEEALHVCDVMLKDMADSKRIDDHVHGDIESIIHPLIISRMFWPNLHSSSLHLTPKLEQVQSEYETAFHHFKPDKRLRWLQEMGKVTITLELEDREVTAEATPLQAAVAELFEGKARWSEEDLGDKLGVDGVPLRNALAHWVGYGVLKEDDDGMWRLLEVVEEAGEKSYIQEAPAPLFKTVDEGRAQRVQIYWSYIKGMLSNLGPQNIDTLQKMLSMMKDYDGTRDELAMFMAAAKREGQVEQRGNGTWVLM; translated from the exons ATGGCCCTCGCACTCGCCCTGCAGGCATGGGACACACCCACGACCTCTGCAGAAGGTGCAAGGCGGTACGACGAGATCGCAAGG GCGACCGAGATCGCCCAGGCGCACCTCTACCCGCGCGACGTAGCGACCTCCCACCGGTCTC ATGATACCCCCAACGTTGCCGCCGCGTTCGCCGTCCTGCGCTCGGCTGGCAAGCTGCCCGAGCTGCACCAGGACTTCACGG ATGTCGTCGAGTCGCGGTTCTACCTCGTTAGGCAGGATATCGCGCGGTACTTTGCTGCTCTGAAG GAAACCACCTCCATCTCGGCCCACCCAAACACCTCGGCCATCAtggtcgagctcctcgagcgcctgtCAATCTGGCAAAGAGTCTGGGGACTCCCCTTGAGAGCATTTGAAGA CCCGAAAATCATGAACTCGTTCACCACCCACTTCCAGCACCTGGTGTACGCTTCGCTCCCCGCCTCCTTCCCCGAGCACCTCCGCTTCTTCCTACAAGAGTCGCTTGCCGGCCTCCCCCgagacgaggagggcaaACCGCGCAAGAAGCAAAAGGttgcggcgccgtcgccgcatCTCCACCGCTTGACCGTGCTCCCGCGCTACGCGACCACGCTGATGCGCGTGGCGTACGACGAGATTGAGAAGATCGCCAAGGAAGAGACGGGGATGGGGTGGGAGgagcgccggctcgcccgtGCTCGTCAGCGCGTATCGGATACCGTCGTCAACTGGATCTCGGGCGTCTTTGAGA CAAACAGCAACCCTCAGGATATGCTCAGATCCATGTACTCGCGCTTCGACTACTACCTGTGCAAGTCTTTCTTCGAGATCAG GACCGAGGAACTCTTCGATATCATTGTCGACTTCCCCGACTCGCTGGCAGCGCTCGAGGATCTCCGG GATTGCTTGATCAAGGTCGACCAGCGAGACCAGCTCGTGGACAGGCTCCGTGCTGC CAACCTCAAGCGCCTGCTTCATCCTGGTGCAGAGACAAAAGACGTCATCACGCAGTACATCTCGACGATCCGCTGCCTGCGTATCATCGACCCGCTCGGCGTACTCCTGCACAAGGTCGCTGAGCCACTGCGTCGCCACCTGCGCGATCGACCCGACACCATCCGGTGCATTGTGGCGACACTGGTCGAGGGCGAAGAACTACAGGACGAGAATGACCCGGCGTCGGCGGAACCCCTGGCGCAGACCAACGACCCGACGGTCGAAAAGTTCTGGGACCCAAAGTGGGAGCCCGAGCCCAACGACGCCGCACCAG AATTCCGCACAGGCAAGACGGCCGACATCGTTGGCACCCTTGTCAGCATCTACGAGACGCGCGAGGTGATTGTCAAGGAGCTGCAAGCGTACCTTGCCACGCGGCTGCTCGCGATCGGCGACTACGACGCGGTCAAGGAAGTGCGCACCATCGAGCTGCTCAAGATTCGgttcggcgaggaggcgctgcATGTGTGCGACGTCATGCTCAAGGACATGGCAGATTCAAAGCGTATCGATGACCACGTGCACGGGGATATTGAG TCCATCATCCACCCGCTCATCATCTCGCGCATGTTCTGGCCGAACCTGCACTCATCGTCCCTACACCTCACGCCAAAGCTCGAGCAGGTGCAGAGCGAGTACGAGACCGCGTTCCACCACTTCAAGCCGGACAAGCGTCTGCGCTGGCTACAGGAGATGGGCAAGGTCACGAtcacgctcgagctcgaggaccgcGAGGTGACTGCGGAAGCGACACCCTtgcaggcggcggtggccgagttgttcgagggcaaggcgaggTGGTCGGAAGAGGATTTGGGtgacaagctcggcgtcgacggtgTGCCACTGCgcaacgcgctcgctcactggGTTGGGTACGGCGtgctcaaggaggacgacgacggcatgtGGCGGCTACTCGAGGTGGTTGAGGAGGCGGGCGAGAAGT CCTATATCCAAGAggcccccgcgccgctgttcaagacggtcgacgagggtCGTGCCCAGCGCGTCCAGATCTACTGGAGCTACATCAAGGGCATGCTGAGCAACCTCGGCCCGCAAAACATTGACACGCTGCAAAAGATGCTGTCGATGATGAAGGACTATGACGGGACGAGGGACGAGCTGGCCATGTTtatggcggcggcgaagcggGAGGGGCAGGTGGAGCAGCGGGGGAATGGGACGTGGGTGTTGATGTag
- the SPAC11D3.06_1 gene encoding putative transporter, with protein MPQLSPSVLNAPNLDLPARRPVPTMAPLPEHRRVSYHESTPLLSEAPPSAAAIAAGQSGISIASAGDTAHKHHGVIGLNRPASTTNELKVLVRNSIPLTMGLMLENALNTINVLIVGRLGPGELAVVGNSSLLILVTGFPLPLAMAAAFTTLSAPLYTQVDHRYVIGQVLQRTILLSVVLSFLIALLWWNIGPILLALKQPEELVHGMKSYMRYASLLLPALGLFENMKSFLQVQGLMAAPPLVLLAILPFHTLLAVFLVHYTSLGASGAALATAATMWTAGLGLVLYVSRTRAKECWDGWTRKAWEDWGSILWIAVPGALMFGSELWAFEIIALLAGRLGAHAVAAQAIISTLDNIVAMVPYAISIGIANRVGNLLGFGARAIKRAKMTVRAGFFLEILVSGTCGALVLIYRHQLPYIFTDDKAVADVAADAAIFVASYQVFDGLQNVGAACLRAFGRQNVGSIIHFVGYYLVGLPLGAWLGLGSPHWGLSGLWAGAAIALGCTAASELLFAATIKWEDEVERVQQREIGSDSDDEDEDEEA; from the exons ATGCCGCAGCTCTCTCCGTCAGTGCTGAACGCACCcaacctcgacctgcccgcGCGCAGGCCAGTTCCAACGATGGCCCCGCTGCCAGAGCACCGCAGGGTGTCGTACCACGAGAGCACGCCCTTGCTCTccgaggcgccgccgagcgctgcCGCGATCGCTGCCGGCCAGAGCGGCATCAGTatcgcctcggccggcgaCACCGCGCACAAACACCACGGCGTGATCGGCCTCAACCGCCCCGCGTCTACGACGAACGAGCTCAAGGTCCTCGTGCGGAATAGTATCCCCCTGACCATGGGGCTGATGCTCGAGAACGCGCTGAATACGATCAATGTGCTCATTGTTGGGCGGTTGGGACCGGGGGAGCTGGCGGTTGTCGGTAATTCGAGTCTGCTGATCCTTGTTACTG gcttccccctccccctggCGATGGCAGCAGCCTTCACGACCCTCTCGGCGCCCCTCTACACGCAGGTAGACCACCGCTACGTGATCGGCCAGGTGCTCCAGCGGACCATCCTGCTGTCGGTCGTGCTTTCGTTCCTCATCGCTCTGCTGTGGTGGAACATCGGCCCGatcctgctcgcgctcaagcagcccgaggagctggtACACGGCATGAAGAG CTACATGCGCTACgcgtcgctcctcctccccgcgctcggcctcttcGAGAACATGAAGAGCTTCCTGCAAGTCCAGGGGCTGATGGCCGCGCCCccgctcgtgctgctcgccatcctccCGTTCCACACGCTGCTTGCTGTGTTTTTGGTGCACTACACGTCCCTTGGCGCGTCCGGCGCGGCACTCGCCACCGCGGCCACTATGTGGACTGCGGGCCTCGGCTTGGTCCTCTACGTCTCGCGTACTCGCGCCAAGGAGTGCTGGGACGGCTGGACGCGCAAGGCTTGGGAGGACTGGGGCAGCATTCTTTGGATTGCGGTTCCCGGTGCTTTG ATGTTCGGCTCTGAGCTCTGGGCCTTTGAAAtcatcgccctcctcgccggccgcctcggtgcgcacgccgtcgcggctcAGGCCATCATCTCGACCCTCGACAACATTGTCGCCATGGTCCCCTATGCCATCTCCATCGGCATCGCCAACCGA GTCGGCAACCTGCTGGGATTCGGCGCACGGGCAATCAAGCGCGCCAAGATGACTGTGCGCGCCGGCTTCTTCCTCGAGATCCTCGTCTCGGGCACCTGCGGCGCCCTGGTCCTCATCTACCGCCACCAGCTGCCGTACATCTTCACAGACGATAAGGCGgtggccgacgtcgccgcggaCGCGGCCATCTTTGTGGCCAGCTACCAGGTGTTTGACGGCCTGCAGaacgtcggcgcggcgtgcctcCGCGCGTTTGGCCGCCAGAACGTCGGCTCCATCATCCACTTTGTGGGGTActacctcgtcggcctgcccctcggcgcgtggctcggcctcggcagcccgCACTGGGGCCTGAGCGGTCTGTGGGCCGGTGCGgcgatcgcgctcggctgCACGGCCGCCTCGGAGCTGCTCTTCGCCGCGACGATCAagtgggaggacgaggtggagcgcgtgcagcagcgcgagATTGGCAGCGattccgacgacgaggacgaggacgaggaggcgtgA
- the snf21 gene encoding Chromatin structure-remodeling complex subunit snf21 — translation MTDAAPSPATAAAAAAAAPSPSTKSTPGASGGGAGFPPAFRPPNAGGQTMPATPVILDDEKKRELIASMDQTRVNALRKRAAELQAAGHTKENSTEYARTVMILSMHARAVAIGEQKKRAAAAAAAASGTPTDENAPAAGPSTAAPAAPAQHVALTPAQIAQVRSQAQSYHLLSRNQPVPSYLQQAAQGTPPPQQAATPEAKVIDKTVEAVVEAGAPREAPYELEFDQSSIIYPYNAYTHPSVYANRKFADEIANPVNKQQRLLVPSITPRGLDPYLLMEERNRFVETRMGWRMKELEELDATAGLGQPGAAEISGLTDDAANGAKDESKLGVQARIELLSLRLLGKQRLLREDLIRGLHGATQVPADRSQFRRFRTHTLRDARATETAERRQRTEREQRGKQRHVAYIQSIVDHGQTIINLGDTNPRGAGADKMRRLGKWILRMHSETEKEEQRRVERLAKERLKALKNDDEESYLKLLGEAKDSRIGHLLKQTDQYLETLAAAVVDQQNDPVHKDVDQFALPFETEDGPASEAMFGARRQDGEEDGAERNEGKIDYYAVAHRIQEKVTKQASILSGGTLKDYQVKGLQWMISLYNNRLNGILADEMGLGKTIQTISLITYLIEKKQQPGPFLVIVPLSTLTNWTLEFERWAPAVRTLILKGSPSVRRELYPRLRAVDFQVCLTTYEYIIKERPLLAKIKWIHMIIDEGHRLKNIKSKLSQTLNEYYSTRHRLILTGTPLQNNLPELWALLNFVLPKIFNSVKSFDEWFNAPFANTGGQEKMEMNEEEALLVVKRLHKVLRPFLLRRLKKDVESELPDKVEKVIYTKMSALQWKLYESVKKYKTLPTDMSSGKPRRQANLQNAIMQLRKICNHPFVFREVDEDFSVGNHIDEQIVRTSGKFELLDRLLPKLFATGHKVLIFFQMTEIMSIIADYFDYRGWKYCRLDGSTKADERQQLLSTFNDPDSPYQVFILSTRAGGLGLNLQSADTVIIYDTDWNPHADLQAQDRAHRIGQKKEVRVLRLISSGTVEELVLQRAQAKLEIDGKVIQAGKFDEVTTGAEYEAYLAKAFEAAGDEDEEETNELDDEELNELLARGDHELEIFARMDKERAERKLADWKEAGNKPPIPPPLMQESELPPFYRRDIGQEMAEQIAAEEEQGRGRRAKADVRYTDGLTDDQFINALENSDDDVDQAADRKRARAERKAERKRANEILAKAESEGKPLSSVVEALKAEAAPTKDEPASTTTTPKKKRGRPSKSATPSFQPEETPVVKRRKTTGGLSHDEREMVKKLFDEVNGLKDEMTGEHWNIYFRNPVDRKQYPDYYAIIVQPIAMSQIKRKFVQPTYGLQSLSRELKLLWTNARTYNTEGSWVYNAADTMEAYFDKRFAEESVNFPAGGAETNGNGRSTAPPDDSTEGTTPAQSGQSTPMYKGPSVTAPKIKINVGAASRRNEVVESEESAQEEEEEDDDDDDDY, via the exons AtgaccgacgccgcgcctTCCCccgcaacggcggcggcggctgcagcggcggcacccTCACCTTCGACCAAATCCACACCAGGTGCaagcggtggtggtgcaggcTTCCCTCCAGCTTTCCGCCCGCCGAATGCAGGAGGACAAACAatgcccgccacgcccgtcatcctcgacgacgagaagaagcgcgagctcaTCGCCAGCATGGACCAGACCAGAGTCAACGCGCTCAGAAAG cgcgccgcggagctCCAGGCAGCAGGCCACACCAAGGAAAACTCGACAGAGTATGCGCGCACCGTCATGATCCTGTCgatgcacgcgcgcgccgtcgccatcggcgaGCAAaagaagcgcgccgccgctgctgccgccgctgcttcCGGCACGCCGACTGACGAGAACGCGCCTGCCGCTGGCCCAAGTACCGCTGCGC ctgccgcgccggcccagcACGTCGCCCTCACCCCGGCGCAGATTGCCCAGGTGCGCTCGCAGGCTCAGTCGTACCACCTCCTCAGCCGCAACCAGCCTGTCCCGTCCTACCTCCAGCAGGCGGCCCAGGgcaccccaccaccacagcagGCTGCCacgcccgaggccaaggtcatTGACAAGACGGTTGAGGCTGTTGTCGAGGCTGGCGCGCCCCGCGAAGCGCCGTACGAGCTCGAGTTTGACCAGTCGAGCATCATCTACCCCTACAACGCGtacacccaccccagcgtGTACGCGAACCGCAAGTTTGCCGATGAGATCGCCAACCCTGTGaacaagcagcagcgcctgcTTGTCCCTTCCATCACTCCCCGCGGTCTTGACCCCTACCTGTTGATGGAGGAGCGCAACCGCTTTGTGGAGACGCGTATGGGCTGGCGCAtgaaggagctcgaggagctggacgCGACGGCTGGTCTCGGACAGCCTGGCGCGGCCGAGATCTCGGGTCTCACTGATGACGCTGCCAACGGCGCCAAGGACGAGAGCAAGCTGGGCGTCCAGGCCCGTATCGAGCTGTTGAGTCTCCGCCTGCTCGGCAAGCAGAGGCTTCTGCGAGAGGACCTCATCCGCGGCCTGCACGGCGCGACCCAGGTCCCCGCCGATCGCTCCCAGTTCCGTCGCTTCCGCACCCACACCCTCCGCGATGCCCGCGCgaccgagacggccgagcgcAGGCAGCGTACCGAGCGTGAGCAGCGTGGCAAGCAGCGCCACGTCGCATACATTCAGTCGATTGTCGACCACGGCCAGACCATCatcaacctcggcgacacCAACCCCCGTGGTGCGGGTGCCGACAAGATGCGTCGCCTCGGCAAGTGGATTCTCCGCATGCATAGCGAgacggagaaggaggagcagcgccgtgtcgagcgtctcgccaaggagcgtctcaaggcgctcaagaacgacgacgaagagtcGTACCTCaagctccttggcgaggccaaggactcGCGTATCGGTCACCTGCTCAAGCAGACCGACCAGTACCTCGAGACTTtggctgccgccgtcgtcgaccagcagAACGACCCAGTCCACAAGGATGTCGACCAGTTTGCTCTGCCGTTCGAGACCGAGGACGGTCCCGCTTCCGAGGCCATGTtcggcgcccgccgacaggatggcgaggaggacggtgCCGAGCGCAACGAGGGCAAGATCGACTACTACGCTGTTGCCCACCGCATCCAAGAGAAGGTCACCAAGCAGGCATCCATCCTTTCCGGTGGTACCCTCAAGGACTACCAGGTCAAGGGTCTGCAGTGGATGATTTCGCTCTACAACAACAGGTTGAACGGTATTTTGGCCGACGAAATGGGTCTCGGAAAAACCATCCAGACCATTTCGCTCATCACGTACCTTATCGAGAAGAAGCAGCAGCCCGGTCCCTTCCTGGTCATTGTCCCCCTGTCGACGCTCACCAACTGGACGCTCGAGTTCGAGCGTTGGGCCCCAGCCGTGCGCACGCTTATCCTTAAGGGTTCACCCTCGGTTCGTCGCGAATTGTACCCCCGTCTCAGAGCCGTCGACTTCCAGGTGTGTCTCACCACCTACGAGTACATTATCAAGGAGAGACCGCTGCTCGCCAAGATCAAGTGGATCCACATGATTATTGACGAAGGTCACCGTCTCAAGAACATCAAGTCCAAGCTCTCCCAGACGCTCAACGAATACTACTCTACCCGCCACCGTCTCATCTTGACGGGTACCCCGCTCCAGAACAACCTTCCCGAGCTGTGGGCCCTGCTCAACTTCGTCCTGCCCAAGATTTTCAACTCGGTCAAGTCGTTCGACGAATGGTTCAACGCGCCATTCGCCAACACTGGTGGCCAGGAGAAGATGGAGATGAACGAAGAAGAGGCTCTGCTTGTCGTCAAGCGTCTCCACAAGGTGCTTCGTCCTTTCCTTCTCCGTCGTCTCAAGAAGGACGTCGAGTCGGAGCTTCccgacaaggtcgagaagGTCATCTACACCAAGATGTCGGCGCTTCAGTGGAAGCTCTACGAGAGTGTCAAGAAGTACAAGACGCTCCCCACCGACATGTCTTCGGGCAAGCCGCGTCGCCAGGCCAACCTGCAGAACGCCATCATGCAGCTCCGAAAGATCTGCAACCACCCCTTCGTGTTCCGcgaagtcgacgaggactTCTCGGTCGGCAACCACATCGACGAGCAGATTGTCCGTACTTCGGGCAAGTTTGAGCTCTTagaccgcctcctccccaaGCTCTTCGCCACCGGCCACAAGGTCCTCATCTTCTTCCAGATGACGGAGATCATGTCCATCATTGCCGACTACTTTGACTACCGTGGCTGGAAGTACTGCCGTCTTGACGGTTcgaccaaggccgacgagcgtcaGCAGCTGCTCTCTACCTTCAACGACCCCGACTCGCCGTACCAGGTTTTCATCCTGTCCACTCGTGCTGGTGGTCTTGGTCTCAACCTTCAGTCTGCCGACACTGTCATCATCTACGACACTGACTGGAACCCCCACGCCGACTTGCAGGCGCAGGACCGTGCACACCGTATTGGTCAGAAGAAGGAAGTCCGTGTCCTTCGTCTCATTTCGAGCGGCACGGTCGAAGAGCTCGTGTTGCAGCGTGCtcaggccaagctcgagatTGACGGCAAGGTTATCCAGGCCGGTAAATTCGACGAAGTCACGACGGGTGCCGAGTACGAGGCgtacctcgccaaggcgttcgaggccgctggcgacgaggacgaggaagagaccaatgagctcgacgacgaagagcTCAACGAGCTCCTGGCCCGTGGTgaccacgagctcgagatcTTTGCCCGCATGGAcaaggagcgcgccgagcgcaagctTGCCGACTGGAAGGAGGCTGGCAACAAGCCGCCCATCCCGCCCCCTCTCATGCAGGAGTCGGAGCTCCCGCCCTTCTACCGCCGCGACATTGGCCAGGAGATGGCCGAGCAgattgccgccgaggaggagcagggccgtggccgccgtgccaaggccgacgtgcGCTACACCGACGGCCTCACCGACGACCAGTTCATCAACGCTTTAGAGAACAGCGATGATGACGTCGACCAGGCTGCCGATCGTAAGCGCGCAcgtgccgagcgcaaggccgagcgcaAACGCGCCAACGAGATACTTGCCAAGGCCGAGTCAGAGGGCAagccgctgtcgtcggtcgtcgaggccctcaaggccgaggcggccccGACCAAGGACGAGCCGGCCTCTACTACTACGacgcccaagaagaagcgtgGAAGGCCAAGCAAGAGTGCCACGCCTAGCTTCCAGCCAGAGGAGACTCCTGTTGTT AAACGCCGCAAGACTACCGGTGGCTTGTCAcatgacgagcgcgagatggtcAAGAAGCTCTTCGACGAGGTCAACGGCCTCAAGGACGAGATGACTGGCGAGCACTGGAACATCTACTTCCGCAACCCGGTCGACCGGAAGCAGTACCCCGACTACTACGCCATCATCGTGCAGCCCATTGCCATGTCGCAGATCAAGCGCAAGTTTGTCCAGCCGACGTATGGCCTGCAGTCGCTCTCTCGCGAGCTCAAGCTGCTGTGGACCAACGCGAGGACGTACAACACCGAGGGCTCGTGGGTGTACAACGCTGCCGACACGATGGAGGCCTACTTTGACAAGCGCTTCGCCGAGGAGAGCGTCAACTTCCCCGCTGGTGGCGCCGAGaccaacggcaacggccgcagcaccgccccgcccgacgACAGCACCGAGGGCACGACGCCTGCGCAGAGCGGACAGAGCACGCCCATGTACAAGGGCCCGTCTGTCACTGCACCCAAGATCAAGATCAACGTCGGCGCTGCAAGCCGCCGCAACGAGGttgtcgagagcgaggagagcgctcaggaggaggaggaagaggacgacgatgatgacgacgactacTAG